The stretch of DNA CCCCACCAAATGAGCCGTAGTATTGTCGACATCGCTACAGCATGACTGCCCGCACCCGCTCTACCACTTGTCGAGTGATGGAACGGCAGGGTTGCTGGTCTCAGCAGTCTCCAGTTTGCTATGAAAGGGGCCAGGGCCGCTCGCCGCGGCGGCGGAGCTTTGTATTTCGGACAAACAGAGCAGCCTTGGAAAAACATACTGAGCAGCAATACGCGCAGACTGGCTGTGGTGGTTACGCGATGCTGATTTGGACAAGTTCTGGCTTGGCGACAATCTCGGCTTTCACATGCGCGTCCAGGTCGATCGTTTGATAGTAACCTCGATAGAGGTCGAGATCGAATGCAGACAGCGGCATTGCACTCCGCATATGACTCTTGGCCTCGGCAGGGCGCTACGGCGTCTTAGGAGCGAACTCGGGACCGTGTACCAGAACTAGCCTGATCCTTGCAATTTGGAGGCCTTTCGCCAGAGCCATGCTCTTCTCATCCAGCCTCTGCGAAGTACGCACAAAGCGATCGCCAGATTGTCTCAATTGCTCGACCAACACCTGCTGGCCCGCGGCGCTGAAGTTTTGAAAGCTGTTGACACCTACCAAGCATTTTGTACTCCGTGCGAGGCCCAGTTGAGATGTCAAAGCGACAATGATGGCGAAGGATAACAGAAAGGCTGGAAATCGACGGAACACCATTTCTCTTTGCGGTTTTTCTCGATTAGCATCTTCGGCCCTGTCGACAAAACCCGGTCAGCGCCAACTTGTTGTTCTGCCATCGTCAGATGGCTACAATCGCGGTTTTCGATACTAATCCTCGGGGCAAAGCTCACAGAGCGCACTGCCCATTTATTCTTGGCTGAGAACTGGCAACTTGGTAAACACCTTCGATAGACGCATCCCGCGTAGGGAAATGGCGACACAGAGTACCAGCTCCAACGCCGGCCTGCTTCGCGATTTCGTCCAGGCGTCGCCGGGCGATGCGCAGGCAGGCTTCGGCGAAGCAGTGGTGATGATTGCGGAGTGGAACAGAAGGCGCACTATTTAGCGATGGACCTGCGCCACTCGGACGATTGTTTTGTGGTCCCATGAGAAGACTTTCTCAGATGCTCATTCAACGTGTACCGACTTCCCATTCTATGGAGCAACGTCGTGAAAAATTCTCACTCTAGTCCGGTTTCTGGCACTCTGCGCAAGAGGCGTACACGCTCGGAGGTATCATTCAGCTTCCCAGTGCAATCAGAGGATGTAGAGAGCGCGCCAATCGAATTCAAAGACATGTCGCCCAATCCTGAGCAACTTTATTCTAGACGTCAGCACTTCGTAAGACTTCTGAGCGCGATTGACAATCTGGCACCTAATCTGCGGGTGGTGGCACGCGCCCGAGTGTTACAGGAACGCTCTGTGTCTGAGACTGCTGAGCTTCTTGATATCTCTGAAGCCGCAATAAAATCTCGCACCCTCCGGGCGCGCGTACGACTTGCTAGCAAGCTCACGCCAGGCGCTAAGTCTCTCAATGAAGTGTTCGACACATCCCCAATATATAGTGAGACGGCTCTGGTACATCGCGCCGGTCTTTACGTCACGATCAATGCTTTGGATACACCAGCCCGATTCCTGAAGCAGATTGGGGCTTCGATGAATTCATTCAGCACGTTCATCCGGAAGATCGTGCACGCGTAAAAGGGGATTTCCTTCAGGCCGCGAGTGAACTACAAAATTTGCACCATGAGTTCCGCGTAGTGTGGCCAGACGGGAGCGTGCATTGGCTGGCGAGCCGCGGAAGCGTCTATCGGAAGAGCGAAGGGAAAGCGACGCGGATTCTCGGCATTGTGATGGATATTACCAGGCGCAAGCAAGCGGAAGAAACTCTGCGTGCCACCAAGGCCGCGCTGGAGTTTGCACTGGAGTCGGCGAAAATTGGTGACTGGGATCTCGACTTGAACAGTGATACGTCATGCCGCTCACTGCGCCATGATCAATGTTTCGTGTACAACACGCCCATCCCGGAGGCAGAATGGGGCATTGAGGTATTCAGTCGGCACCTCCATCCGAAGGACCGTGCGCGTGTGGTTGACAGCTTACGCAAAGCGGCACAAGAGTTGGTGGACTGGGGTTCCGAGTTTCGAGTGATATGGCCAGATGGAAGCCTCCATTGGCTTAAGGCCCGCGGAAGCATCTATCGGACGAGCGAAGGAAAAGCCACTCGGATGCTCGGTATTGTGACGGATATAACGGACCGAAAGCAGGCGGAGGAAACCCTCAGATCCTCGGAGACACTGGCGCGGCGCCAGGTCGAAGCACTTAAGGGTGCGCTCGACGCATTGGCTATGGAGTCGGATCCAGACCGCTTGGTTGGGCATATTTTGCGCACTCTCACAGAGCAATTCTGGGCGCACAGCAGCAGCGTGTGGCGACGGAACGAACCCAGCGAATTGGTCAGTTTTGAATTTGCATTTGGAGCGAGGGAGAGGGCAGAGGTCTGGAACCGCATTAACGCCAAGGCACGATTCGAGAGAGCTATCGATGCTGATATGTCAACCAGTGCGCCGATCTGCTTGGACTTGGACCTGGTCCCTGGGTTGAGGCCAGCGGGCCAGCGCTCTCGTTGAGGTGAACCTCGGCTTAGACAGAGGTCTACAGGGCAGAGGTCGGAGGTCCGATAAGGGTCCAATAAGGGTTATCGCTGTTACCTCAAAACGCCAAAAGAAGCCATCCGTGCCGCTTAGTTTCAATAAGTTACGCCAAAATGCTGGACTTGCTGTTCATCTTCCGCACTGTCTTCCCCACTGCCACGCGTAGACCACCCCGTGTCGAGCTCAAGGATTGCCCGCTTGAGAAATGAGCTTAACCGCAATTTATCGGTATAATAACGGCATAGAAACTGCCCTATATCGGCATGACGCGCATGGAGGCCCGATGGTAACGCGAAAGCAAACGACCTTTAAGCCGATCTTTACCATTACACCGGCTGTTGCCGGCAATCTCATGCGTATCGAGGCCGTGAGGCAGGCGATTCAATCACTGCCCATCACGCCGCGAGTGCTGGCGAGCCTGCGGGAAACGGCACGCCTATTTTCAACCCACTATTCGACCATGATTGAGGGCAATCGACTGACGCAGGAGCAGGTCGTCCAAGTGATCGGCCAGGAGCAGCATTTTCCGGGGCGCGAGCGTGATGAGGGAGAGGTCAAGGGCTATTACGCGGCGCTCGACGAAGTGGAGAGGGCCGCGCAGCAGCGGGAGGCGGTGACTGAGACCGCAGTGCAAAGACTTCATGCTCTGGTGATGGGCGGAGGGAAGACGCGCGTGCGGCCCACGCCGTACCGCGACGGGCAGAACGTCATTCGCGATAGCCGCTCCAGCGGTATTGTCTACATGCCGCCCGAGGCAAAAGATGTTTCGCCCCTAATGAAGCAACTCGTCGCGTGGCTCAACCGGCAGGATGATTTGCCCGTTCCGATCCGGGCCGGCGTCGCGCACTATCAATTTGCCACGATCCATCCCTACTACGACGGCAATGGCCGGACCGCCCGCCTGCTGACAACGCTCATCCTGCACCTCGGAGGATACGACCTCAAGGGGCTATATGCATTGGAGGAGTATTATGCGCGTGCCCTCAAGGACTACTACGAGGCCTTGACCGTCGGCCCATCGCACAACTACTACGTGGGACGCGCCGAGGCAGACATCACGGGATGGGTCTCCTACTTCATTGAGGGTATGGCGGTTTCATTTGAGAAAGTGCGCAACCAGGCCGAGAGCGAATCCGGCAGAGGCGGCAAGGATCAAACGAAACT from Acidicapsa acidisoli encodes:
- a CDS encoding TetR/AcrR family transcriptional regulator, giving the protein MDEIAKQAGVGAGTLCRHFPTRDASIEGVYQVASSQPRINGQCAL
- a CDS encoding RNA polymerase sigma factor codes for the protein MSPNPEQLYSRRQHFVRLLSAIDNLAPNLRVVARARVLQERSVSETAELLDISEAAIKSRTLRARVRLASKLTPGAKSLNEVFDTSPIYSETALVHRAGLYVTINALDTPARFLKQIGASMNSFSTFIRKIVHA
- a CDS encoding PAS domain-containing protein, which translates into the protein MDITRRKQAEETLRATKAALEFALESAKIGDWDLDLNSDTSCRSLRHDQCFVYNTPIPEAEWGIEVFSRHLHPKDRARVVDSLRKAAQELVDWGSEFRVIWPDGSLHWLKARGSIYRTSEGKATRMLGIVTDITDRKQAEETLRSSETLARRQVEALKGALDALAMESDPDRLVGHILRTLTEQFWAHSSSVWRRNEPSELVSFEFAFGARERAEVWNRINAKARFERAIDADMSTSAPICLDLDLVPGLRPAGQRSR
- a CDS encoding Fic family protein, whose product is MVTRKQTTFKPIFTITPAVAGNLMRIEAVRQAIQSLPITPRVLASLRETARLFSTHYSTMIEGNRLTQEQVVQVIGQEQHFPGRERDEGEVKGYYAALDEVERAAQQREAVTETAVQRLHALVMGGGKTRVRPTPYRDGQNVIRDSRSSGIVYMPPEAKDVSPLMKQLVAWLNRQDDLPVPIRAGVAHYQFATIHPYYDGNGRTARLLTTLILHLGGYDLKGLYALEEYYARALKDYYEALTVGPSHNYYVGRAEADITGWVSYFIEGMAVSFEKVRNQAESESGRGGKDQTKLLRNLDARQRKALALFRRSREATAKEIGAIFGFQPRTAAHLCQRWVESGFLEVTDPAKKSRRYRLNEVYEAMLNNEK